The proteins below are encoded in one region of Myxococcales bacterium:
- a CDS encoding VOC family protein, producing the protein MNRNSVAWFEIYVTDIERAKRFYESVFQRKLEKLGPDDSDFEMWSFPGSPEQYGASGALCKMKGFEPGNNSVLVYFSCEDCAVEEKRVQEFGGRVQKEKMSIGEYGFISLVFDTEGNMFGLHSMK; encoded by the coding sequence ATGAATAGAAATTCAGTTGCATGGTTTGAGATTTACGTAACAGATATTGAACGCGCAAAGCGTTTCTATGAATCTGTTTTCCAAAGAAAACTAGAAAAGCTGGGCCCGGATGACTCGGACTTTGAAATGTGGTCGTTTCCGGGGAGTCCGGAGCAATATGGGGCGTCTGGAGCTTTGTGCAAAATGAAAGGTTTTGAGCCTGGCAACAACAGCGTACTTGTCTACTTTTCTTGCGAGGACTGCGCCGTTGAAGAAAAACGCGTGCAAGAATTTGGCGGACGAGTTCAAAAAGAAAAAATGTCCATCGGCGAGTACGGCTTTATTTCACTGGTGTTCGACACCGAAGGCAACATGTTTGGGCTTCACTCCATGAAATAA
- a CDS encoding DUF2071 domain-containing protein gives MLNYHIVPELFWPFLLQGTELDSWQDQVFNSTVGFMFLNTRVLGASIPGHIGVEELNAQ, from the coding sequence ATGTTGAATTATCACATTGTGCCAGAGTTGTTTTGGCCGTTTCTTCTCCAGGGTACCGAATTAGACAGTTGGCAAGATCAAGTTTTCAACAGCACTGTGGGCTTCATGTTCCTGAATACCCGGGTGCTGGGCGCGTCTATCCCCGGCCACATCGGCGTTGAAGAGCTAAACGCGCAATAA
- a CDS encoding AgmX/PglI C-terminal domain-containing protein: protein MKTQHQSLLLAFITLGLLACGSGKSAAAHSTPRAYEKPEARQNETERSDSQSHTQNTDDNNAYDSLSEALQANTPHIQNCYDQLLRNAPELEGRVVVQFRLLSSGYVDQAYILNNTTESPELADCIKHIIAKLQIKTPPASSVTLQLPFVFAPP, encoded by the coding sequence ATGAAGACGCAACACCAGAGCTTGTTGTTGGCTTTCATCACGCTTGGTTTACTGGCTTGTGGCTCAGGGAAATCAGCAGCGGCACACTCCACACCACGAGCTTATGAAAAACCGGAAGCACGGCAAAACGAAACTGAACGCTCAGACAGTCAATCTCACACTCAAAACACCGACGATAACAACGCATATGATTCACTTAGCGAAGCTCTTCAAGCCAATACGCCGCATATACAAAACTGTTACGACCAACTCCTTCGGAATGCACCTGAGCTCGAAGGTCGAGTCGTCGTTCAATTTCGTTTGCTGAGTTCAGGCTACGTCGATCAGGCTTACATTCTTAACAACACCACTGAAAGCCCTGAACTGGCAGATTGCATCAAACATATCATCGCAAAACTTCAGATCAAAACACCACCGGCGAGCAGCGTTACCCTCCAACTACCCTTCGTCTTCGCTCCGCCCTAA
- a CDS encoding glutathione S-transferase, translating into MTDKVTFYYNPMSRGRIAHWMLEEVGAEYEIKLLKWETGDHKSADYLKINPMGKVPAIVHKKVVVTETSAICAYLADAFPQANLAHDVRDPRRGAYYRWLFFTASCMEPAMLDKTNPRMDSPKPSHLGYGSYSDVVSNLEQAVSNGFLLEEQFSAADLFLASNLEWYIFTKALEAKPVFTKYIARCQDRPGYKRYIQRLVQSASALIGKY; encoded by the coding sequence ATGACAGATAAAGTAACCTTCTATTATAATCCGATGTCACGCGGTCGCATTGCCCATTGGATGCTCGAAGAAGTTGGCGCCGAGTACGAGATTAAATTGTTGAAGTGGGAAACGGGCGATCATAAGTCGGCGGATTATTTAAAAATCAATCCCATGGGAAAAGTCCCTGCGATTGTTCATAAGAAGGTTGTCGTGACAGAGACTTCTGCTATCTGTGCCTATTTAGCCGACGCTTTCCCTCAGGCAAACTTAGCACATGATGTGAGGGATCCGCGTCGTGGCGCCTACTACCGCTGGCTCTTTTTTACGGCTTCATGCATGGAGCCGGCCATGCTTGATAAAACAAATCCGCGTATGGATAGTCCAAAGCCAAGCCATCTAGGGTACGGTAGCTATAGCGACGTGGTTTCTAATCTTGAACAGGCAGTCTCGAATGGTTTTCTCTTGGAGGAGCAATTCAGCGCCGCGGACCTATTTCTCGCTTCCAATCTGGAATGGTATATTTTCACCAAAGCTCTAGAGGCTAAGCCGGTCTTTACCAAATACATTGCGCGATGCCAGGACCGTCCCGGATACAAACGTTACATCCAAAGGCTGGTCCAATCGGCTAGTGCTCTGATTGGAAAGTATTGA
- a CDS encoding FG-GAP repeat protein produces MGYSIAIDGDWLIAGAPGRSDGSATSGAVYLYRWNGSSWDFFNRYFGSLSNSDNHEFGSSVSIQGTRFVVGDVGPNNSAGYAYIFDWNGSTWQETAALQPSDGSNDDEFGKDVKLYGDFAIIGAPYNTTNTGGLGAGYLYVRQPNNNWALAIKYEASDYYGADALGYTVYIDSSQVYLFANWKFNTASYDDVGALYIVDLP; encoded by the coding sequence TTGGGCTATTCGATTGCCATCGACGGCGATTGGTTGATTGCAGGCGCGCCTGGTCGCTCTGATGGGTCTGCGACTTCGGGTGCGGTTTATCTTTATCGATGGAACGGCAGCTCGTGGGACTTTTTCAATCGTTATTTCGGATCGCTTAGCAACAGCGATAACCACGAGTTTGGATCGTCGGTGTCTATCCAAGGCACGCGCTTTGTGGTAGGCGATGTTGGCCCGAATAACTCCGCTGGCTATGCTTACATCTTCGATTGGAACGGATCAACCTGGCAAGAGACCGCCGCATTACAGCCTTCGGATGGAAGCAACGACGATGAGTTTGGAAAAGACGTCAAACTCTATGGGGACTTCGCCATCATCGGCGCACCTTATAACACGACTAACACGGGTGGTTTGGGCGCGGGATACCTCTACGTTCGTCAGCCAAACAACAATTGGGCGTTGGCGATCAAATACGAAGCAAGCGATTACTATGGCGCCGATGCCCTCGGCTATACGGTGTACATCGACAGCAGCCAAGTTTACCTGTTCGCCAATTGGAAATTTAACACGGCAAGCTACGATGACGTGGGAGCCCTTTACATCGTTGATCTCCCTTAA
- a CDS encoding trypsin-like serine protease translates to MTKRRHSVVKNRRAALILAPSVAGMIQHEGDAKCITTGVRGFYGDWISCCTLAVSGSWFMSMRLYLPGNLFFLVVALGSSLLGACQGLAQSESLSEEGSAIINGTTPLYDELQGVINFNNHCSATMVGPRHILTAAHCVSEINYIPSVDESGYEYNKTQLAVSNKLEGEVLFLGRGIYPWEDRMRFYVAVERIDYHPGFVEHCTDPCDYDTLLEEGWSDLALVTVEQEIPGEIYAISTANAENTTVLQAGYGCKALGDSDFGEKRFVRTTYTEKLSWTKAVSSEDYYFSTVDAEFDELGYPVPLAGTCPGDSGGPDLSTNGFNSLVLGVHSGINGAENFSSRLDSQETKDWLESYVSQEVRLVDSINAEPPRLCFVPETNDPDTVTESDYLKVFSPTNLNVDHYGVFRNKGQTVRYTMRPYENWGRVFKNGEADGSLNSSLYIRGNAFGAGKIYEQEIDQPLLWSINMTCANDQAPQLRCFAEEWSSSDKSKAVIDCTDIISREFYLSAACTEEDNRKVAPTEINFTLEFRGDKDLQKFGQEPCRNYRTQIAAAPLAE, encoded by the coding sequence ATGACCAAAAGACGCCATTCGGTCGTCAAAAATAGACGGGCAGCACTTATTTTGGCTCCGTCTGTTGCTGGGATGATACAGCACGAAGGTGATGCAAAGTGTATTACTACCGGTGTCCGCGGATTTTATGGCGACTGGATTTCGTGTTGCACGTTGGCAGTATCGGGTTCATGGTTCATGTCTATGCGCTTATATTTGCCAGGAAATCTCTTTTTTCTAGTAGTTGCTCTGGGTTCTAGTTTGCTAGGTGCTTGCCAAGGCCTAGCTCAGTCCGAGAGCCTTTCCGAAGAAGGTTCCGCCATCATTAATGGCACCACTCCGCTCTACGACGAACTACAAGGTGTGATTAATTTTAACAACCATTGCTCGGCAACCATGGTGGGTCCACGACATATCTTGACCGCGGCGCATTGCGTGTCCGAGATAAATTATATTCCTAGCGTTGACGAAAGCGGCTACGAGTATAACAAAACTCAACTTGCTGTAAGTAATAAGCTTGAAGGAGAGGTGCTTTTTCTTGGTCGTGGCATCTACCCTTGGGAAGACCGTATGCGTTTCTATGTTGCCGTTGAGCGTATCGACTATCATCCTGGGTTTGTCGAACACTGCACTGACCCGTGCGATTATGACACTCTTCTTGAGGAGGGTTGGTCTGATTTAGCCCTTGTCACTGTGGAACAAGAAATTCCAGGTGAGATCTATGCTATTTCTACTGCAAACGCGGAGAACACTACGGTTTTGCAGGCAGGATATGGTTGCAAGGCACTTGGTGATTCCGATTTTGGAGAAAAGCGTTTTGTGCGAACGACCTATACTGAGAAGCTATCGTGGACAAAAGCGGTTTCTTCGGAGGATTATTATTTCTCAACCGTTGATGCGGAATTTGATGAATTGGGTTACCCGGTTCCTCTTGCTGGGACTTGTCCGGGAGATTCAGGTGGACCCGATCTGAGTACCAACGGTTTTAATAGTCTTGTGCTGGGAGTTCACTCTGGCATCAACGGTGCGGAAAATTTTTCTAGCCGTTTAGACTCACAGGAAACAAAAGATTGGCTTGAATCTTATGTTTCACAAGAAGTGAGGCTTGTCGACAGTATAAACGCCGAACCGCCCCGGCTGTGCTTTGTGCCTGAAACCAATGATCCCGACACTGTCACCGAAAGCGACTACCTCAAGGTTTTCTCTCCAACGAATCTGAATGTCGATCACTACGGAGTCTTTCGCAACAAAGGCCAAACGGTACGATACACCATGCGGCCCTATGAGAACTGGGGTCGTGTTTTTAAGAATGGCGAAGCAGATGGTAGTTTGAACAGCTCTCTTTACATACGCGGAAATGCCTTCGGAGCGGGCAAGATTTACGAACAAGAAATTGATCAACCGTTGCTCTGGTCTATCAATATGACGTGTGCGAACGACCAAGCGCCGCAATTGCGATGCTTTGCTGAAGAGTGGTCATCGAGCGACAAATCGAAAGCCGTGATTGACTGTACCGACATCATTTCTCGCGAATTTTATCTGAGCGCAGCTTGTACGGAAGAAGACAACCGCAAAGTGGCACCCACTGAGATTAACTTCACACTTGAGTTCCGAGGCGACAAGGATCTTCAAAAGTTTGGCCAGGAGCCCTGCCGTAACTATAGGACGCAGATTGCTGCAGCACCCTTGGCGGAATAA
- a CDS encoding DUF2157 domain-containing protein produces the protein MSLKTKLRTWKDAGLIDEDTLANITAFESRSNGPRLVYALGGLGAFTIGVGLISTVAANWQDISDLAKIFVDLLVGVAIAWGIWRLHKAKQIWQRDALILVYYLFTLTSMALVGQIYHWDPPLYRLLLAWTMATAPVVLLGSTTFLAWVWGLGLAVTYGACVVQLTSWIEAHKVGLSPDVPFFATYFAPFLFLLLSEIAPIKMKRPRFRFVFVTLAWAFLVAMGFAAQFAWYADISGDETIVFSALLAVAPSIGAAVALPRMYPNLSPSSISALRTVLLSVFAVTVLPFLFTHEAIELVGALSNLAFMCVLGWAALRLQWSRFFGFVTAYLGLRIVLIYFEVFGSMLSTGLGLITGGMLTVLVAWLWYRKSPRVMDHFEQMADEV, from the coding sequence GTGTCGTTAAAAACAAAGCTCCGGACATGGAAAGATGCTGGGTTGATCGATGAGGATACCCTAGCGAACATCACGGCCTTCGAGTCGCGATCCAATGGACCTCGGTTGGTGTACGCTCTTGGCGGGCTTGGTGCGTTTACGATTGGGGTGGGATTAATTTCCACGGTTGCGGCGAACTGGCAGGACATCAGTGACCTCGCTAAAATTTTCGTTGACCTCTTAGTGGGAGTTGCTATCGCATGGGGTATTTGGCGGCTGCACAAAGCAAAGCAGATTTGGCAACGCGACGCGTTAATCCTTGTGTATTATCTTTTTACGCTCACATCGATGGCCTTGGTAGGGCAAATTTACCATTGGGATCCGCCTCTGTACCGTTTGCTTCTGGCGTGGACTATGGCCACCGCGCCAGTTGTGTTGTTGGGTTCAACGACCTTTCTCGCTTGGGTTTGGGGCTTGGGCCTTGCAGTCACCTATGGCGCTTGTGTAGTGCAGCTCACAAGCTGGATCGAGGCACACAAGGTCGGTTTGTCACCGGATGTTCCTTTTTTCGCCACATATTTTGCGCCATTCCTTTTCTTGTTGCTCTCCGAAATAGCTCCCATAAAAATGAAGCGGCCACGTTTTCGCTTTGTGTTCGTAACGCTGGCATGGGCGTTCCTTGTCGCCATGGGATTCGCCGCTCAGTTCGCGTGGTACGCAGATATTTCTGGAGATGAAACGATTGTCTTCTCGGCGCTGCTCGCGGTTGCGCCAAGCATTGGAGCGGCTGTGGCTCTGCCCCGAATGTATCCGAACTTATCGCCGAGTAGCATTAGTGCACTTCGGACAGTGTTGCTATCTGTGTTTGCAGTGACCGTGCTTCCTTTTCTGTTCACCCACGAGGCGATAGAGCTTGTTGGTGCGTTGAGCAATCTTGCTTTCATGTGCGTTCTCGGATGGGCGGCACTACGCCTGCAGTGGTCTCGGTTTTTTGGTTTCGTCACAGCTTATCTGGGACTGCGCATCGTTCTGATCTACTTCGAGGTCTTTGGCTCGATGCTGAGTACCGGCTTGGGTTTGATCACAGGTGGCATGTTGACTGTACTGGTGGCATGGCTTTGGTATCGCAAATCGCCCAGAGTCATGGATCATTTTGAACAAATGGCGGACGAAGTATGA
- a CDS encoding SRPBCC family protein: MTTTNTIQLHRVLRAPTEKVYRAFLEPDALTRWIPPYGFTAKVHEMDVRVGGHYKMSFTNFGTGSEHSFGGRYTELRPNELIRYTDQFDDPNLPGEMQVTIALKKVLCGTELRITQEGVPAVIPAEMCYLGWQESLSMLAHLVEPEIPDQG, translated from the coding sequence GTGACAACTACAAACACCATTCAACTTCATCGCGTGCTCAGGGCACCCACTGAAAAAGTTTACCGCGCATTTCTAGAGCCAGACGCTCTAACGCGCTGGATTCCGCCCTATGGCTTTACGGCAAAAGTGCATGAAATGGATGTCCGCGTAGGCGGCCACTATAAAATGTCATTTACTAACTTTGGCACGGGAAGCGAGCATTCGTTTGGAGGCAGGTACACCGAGCTAAGACCCAATGAATTGATTAGATACACTGACCAATTCGATGACCCCAATTTGCCCGGAGAAATGCAGGTAACTATCGCGCTTAAAAAAGTTTTGTGCGGTACCGAGCTAAGAATTACGCAAGAAGGAGTCCCCGCAGTTATCCCTGCTGAAATGTGCTACCTCGGTTGGCAAGAATCACTTAGCATGCTTGCCCATCTCGTGGAGCCAGAAATTCCGGATCAAGGATAG
- a CDS encoding YdeI/OmpD-associated family protein — MTALRAILLKTKLEETLKWNLPCYSYKESNVVIIQPFKNCLGMMFFKGTLLKDPKGVLVDNGPNSQAGRRFEFASVRDINKLTPTIKAYIKEAIAIEDSGQTVTFKKNPEPVPDELKKIFAAKPRVKKAFGSLTPGRQRAYILYFSGAKQSSTRQSRIEKHIPRILEGKGINDR; from the coding sequence ATGACAGCACTTCGCGCCATCCTGCTAAAGACAAAACTGGAAGAAACGCTTAAGTGGAATCTGCCGTGTTACAGCTATAAAGAAAGCAACGTAGTTATCATCCAACCCTTCAAAAATTGTTTAGGAATGATGTTCTTCAAAGGCACACTGCTCAAAGACCCCAAAGGAGTCTTAGTCGACAATGGACCAAACTCTCAGGCCGGGCGTCGATTCGAATTTGCCTCGGTACGCGATATTAATAAACTAACACCGACCATCAAAGCTTACATAAAAGAAGCTATCGCAATAGAAGACTCCGGCCAGACCGTGACGTTTAAGAAAAACCCCGAACCGGTGCCCGATGAGCTTAAGAAAATATTTGCGGCAAAACCCAGGGTAAAAAAAGCTTTTGGCTCACTCACCCCGGGACGCCAGAGAGCCTACATTCTCTATTTTTCCGGCGCCAAGCAATCTTCGACTCGTCAATCACGGATTGAAAAACACATCCCACGCATACTCGAAGGCAAAGGCATCAATGACCGCTAG
- a CDS encoding GDYXXLXY domain-containing protein, protein MTPSTNKTGILVALALPLVLIVGSIAFSQYNLERGTLWYFSLKGYDPRDLLKGHYIHYVVGYDWDGGARSCDDLADCCLCLTETWERKPPRVHFDRCEATRRCDASIRDEQLEKLQRFYIPGAHASELERIFIKAARTDEALLQVSVTSEGSVTVKDLLVYDQPLNEALLK, encoded by the coding sequence ATGACACCATCAACAAACAAGACCGGGATACTCGTCGCGCTTGCCCTGCCGTTGGTCCTGATCGTTGGAAGCATTGCTTTCTCTCAGTATAATCTCGAACGTGGAACGCTGTGGTACTTTAGCCTAAAAGGCTACGATCCGCGCGACCTTCTCAAAGGACACTACATCCACTACGTTGTTGGCTACGATTGGGATGGCGGCGCCCGTAGCTGCGATGATCTTGCAGATTGTTGTTTATGTCTCACTGAAACCTGGGAGCGAAAGCCCCCGCGCGTGCACTTCGATCGCTGCGAAGCTACCCGTCGTTGCGACGCAAGCATCCGTGATGAGCAACTCGAAAAGCTTCAGCGATTCTATATTCCCGGGGCCCACGCATCAGAACTCGAAAGAATCTTTATCAAAGCTGCCCGCACCGATGAGGCTCTACTGCAGGTTTCTGTAACCTCTGAGGGAAGCGTTACCGTTAAAGATCTTCTCGTTTACGATCAACCTTTAAATGAAGCTTTGCTCAAATAA
- a CDS encoding TetR/AcrR family transcriptional regulator, with the protein MGRPSKRDEQLPKREKLLLAAFKLIRSQGYSATSVDELCKEAGVTKGTFFHYFKSKDALAVAAANHWSLVTGNFFDSAAYHDRKDPLQRFIGYIDFRKEILQGTVAEFTCLVGTMVQETYDAQPDIRKACRESIFAHAQKLEADIREAKSLYANKGKWSAESLALHTQAVIQGAFILAKASGSADIAAQSLDHLKNYVQLLFSGGEASKRREKQ; encoded by the coding sequence ATGGGTAGGCCTTCCAAAAGAGACGAGCAACTACCAAAGCGTGAGAAACTTCTTCTTGCGGCCTTCAAATTGATTCGTAGCCAAGGGTACTCAGCCACGAGCGTTGATGAGCTATGTAAGGAAGCAGGCGTGACAAAGGGCACTTTCTTTCACTACTTCAAGAGTAAAGATGCACTCGCTGTTGCTGCCGCCAATCACTGGTCTTTGGTCACCGGAAACTTCTTTGACTCCGCTGCTTATCACGACAGAAAGGATCCCTTGCAACGATTCATTGGCTACATCGATTTTAGAAAAGAGATTCTTCAAGGCACAGTTGCAGAGTTTACATGTCTAGTAGGCACAATGGTGCAAGAGACTTACGATGCACAGCCTGATATTCGAAAAGCATGCCGTGAGAGTATCTTTGCTCATGCACAAAAGCTGGAGGCTGATATACGCGAAGCGAAATCCCTCTACGCGAATAAGGGAAAGTGGTCTGCTGAAAGTCTAGCTCTTCATACTCAAGCAGTGATTCAGGGGGCGTTTATTTTAGCCAAAGCGAGCGGCAGTGCCGATATTGCAGCACAGAGTCTTGATCATCTCAAAAACTACGTCCAGCTATTATTTAGTGGTGGTGAAGCAAGCAAAAGGAGAGAAAAGCAATGA
- the serB gene encoding phosphoserine phosphatase SerB produces the protein MADDQHGQLVLVQVTGRDHVGITAALSQTVATAGAELIDIEQVVVQGHLTLCLLIRVDGTPAKGEPVLKDLLFTAKQMGLELQFDLLEQQEEGTGQDFFAVTAIGDALGASQVAELTKALASHRANIVAIRRLSEGVLSSLEVIIALPEGSEEALRTTLIEQSDKHHFDVALQRDNLTRRSKRLIVMDMDSTLIQIEVIDELAKLAGVGDSVVAVTKEAMEGKLDFEASLRKRVSLLKGLDYAQVVQLSRNLPLTEGAPELLRVLKTLGYKTAVISGGFMCAAEALQATLRLDYAYANRLEVRDGKLTGALEGEIVTPQRKAELLSTIAQHESIAAEQTIAIGDGANDLLMLSRAGLGIAFHAKKRLRDAADTALSRGGLDRILYLLGLHARDVQHLMKAP, from the coding sequence ATGGCGGACGATCAACACGGGCAATTAGTATTGGTGCAAGTAACCGGGCGTGATCACGTCGGTATTACAGCAGCTCTAAGTCAAACCGTGGCAACGGCAGGCGCCGAGTTGATCGACATCGAGCAAGTGGTGGTGCAGGGCCATCTAACCCTTTGTTTGTTAATTCGTGTAGATGGAACGCCAGCAAAAGGCGAGCCTGTGCTTAAGGATCTGCTCTTCACCGCAAAACAGATGGGCCTTGAGCTGCAGTTTGATTTGCTTGAGCAGCAAGAAGAAGGCACTGGACAAGATTTTTTTGCAGTAACTGCAATTGGTGATGCGCTCGGAGCTTCGCAGGTCGCGGAACTTACCAAAGCGCTCGCTTCACACCGTGCCAACATCGTAGCGATACGACGTTTGAGTGAAGGTGTTTTGTCTTCATTGGAAGTGATCATCGCCCTACCCGAAGGCAGCGAAGAAGCGCTGCGAACAACACTGATTGAACAGAGCGACAAACACCATTTTGACGTGGCTCTTCAGCGTGACAATCTTACCAGACGCTCGAAGCGCCTTATCGTCATGGACATGGATTCCACGCTTATTCAAATCGAAGTCATCGATGAGTTGGCCAAGCTTGCTGGCGTCGGTGACAGTGTTGTCGCGGTGACCAAAGAAGCCATGGAAGGAAAGCTGGACTTCGAAGCCTCGCTTCGCAAACGTGTATCGTTACTCAAGGGCTTGGACTATGCCCAGGTCGTCCAACTAAGCCGAAACTTGCCTTTGACGGAAGGTGCGCCTGAGTTGTTGCGGGTCTTAAAAACGCTCGGTTATAAAACCGCAGTAATCTCCGGAGGCTTTATGTGTGCGGCCGAAGCACTGCAAGCCACGCTTCGGCTTGATTATGCTTACGCGAACCGCTTGGAAGTTCGCGATGGAAAGCTGACCGGCGCTCTAGAAGGCGAGATCGTTACACCGCAGCGCAAAGCCGAGTTACTAAGCACCATTGCCCAACACGAAAGCATTGCTGCTGAACAAACAATTGCTATCGGCGATGGCGCCAACGATTTATTGATGCTCTCTCGTGCAGGGCTAGGCATCGCATTTCACGCGAAAAAGCGACTGCGCGATGCGGCAGACACCGCTTTGAGTCGAGGCGGCCTCGATCGCATCTTGTATCTTCTTGGACTTCACGCACGCGACGTCCAACACCTCATGAAGGCTCCCTAG
- a CDS encoding FG-GAP repeat protein, whose translation MPWKLVALIFELCLLMNCGRVGYDQIANSQDGGDADAPVSLDAGTDGNDSLDSAQAPTCSDGVQNQDETDVDCGGSTCAACAAGQSCNQSSDCFSNACATTCAATVGITESLRPPDPTISYQYFGDSMDLSANRMIIGATEFYPFSPGTGHAYVYERQGNGSWLLEDTLSASDGALGDAFGASVTIDGDYAVVGAPNVDGGGFSDIGAAYIYERQGNGSWLEVTKLTQTPADYTYFGGAVEMDGDLAYITRYRGSVGGGNFSGGIYVYRRTGPGSWSSEDTLGYNPRKSPAEIIWAIRLPSTAIG comes from the coding sequence ATGCCTTGGAAATTGGTAGCGCTTATTTTCGAGCTTTGCCTACTAATGAACTGTGGCCGTGTCGGCTACGATCAGATCGCTAACTCTCAGGACGGCGGAGACGCAGATGCGCCGGTGTCATTGGACGCTGGAACCGATGGCAATGATTCACTTGATTCGGCACAAGCCCCAACCTGCTCCGATGGCGTTCAAAACCAAGATGAGACGGACGTCGATTGCGGCGGTAGCACTTGCGCTGCTTGTGCGGCGGGCCAAAGCTGCAACCAAAGTAGCGATTGTTTTTCTAACGCTTGCGCCACAACCTGTGCCGCGACCGTTGGAATAACCGAAAGTTTACGTCCTCCTGACCCGACTATATCCTATCAGTATTTTGGTGATTCCATGGACCTTTCTGCCAATCGCATGATCATCGGGGCCACCGAATTTTATCCATTTTCGCCGGGGACGGGACATGCGTACGTCTACGAACGCCAAGGCAACGGAAGCTGGCTTTTGGAAGATACGCTAAGCGCTTCGGACGGCGCCTTGGGCGATGCCTTTGGCGCCAGTGTCACCATCGACGGTGACTATGCTGTTGTTGGCGCGCCAAACGTCGACGGTGGGGGCTTTTCCGATATCGGTGCTGCTTATATTTATGAGCGACAGGGCAATGGAAGCTGGCTTGAAGTGACCAAGTTGACACAGACCCCAGCTGATTACACCTATTTTGGCGGCGCTGTTGAGATGGATGGCGACCTCGCCTACATCACTCGCTATCGAGGTTCGGTTGGCGGAGGAAACTTCAGCGGTGGTATTTACGTCTACCGCCGAACCGGCCCCGGAAGCTGGTCATCCGAAGATACCTTGGGCTACAATCCACGGAAATCTCCGGCGGAGATTATTTGGGCTATTCGATTGCCATCGACGGCGATTGGTTGA